The Acropora palmata chromosome 10, jaAcrPala1.3, whole genome shotgun sequence genome contains a region encoding:
- the LOC141893637 gene encoding uncharacterized protein LOC141893637, whose protein sequence is MANISSLFVFLATLLYCQVVSAVSPNYYNRLKAGAATRLRKGECKDDPSAHKRCQKIVEELGQQICFVDIPQIKTKLKRSCAETCKLCPVYNKLRAGERRKAADCKTSPYGCCWDNHTSKLDDAAKGCPVCKDHFPLCRRFKAMCTNKENQHNRALIELHCPLTCGKCSADHRRGPRGRKIKMSDWNLL, encoded by the exons ATGGCAAATATCTCGTCCCTTTTCGTTTTTTTAGCTACTTTATTATACTGCCAAGTGGTTTCTGCTGTTTCCCCAAATTACTACAACAGATTAAAGGCTGGCGCGGCTACGAGGCTTCGAAAAGGAG AGTGCAAAGACGACCCGTCCGCACACAAAAGATGCCAAAAAATCGTCGAGGAACTGGGACAACAGATTTGTTTCGTCGATATCCCgcaaataaagacaaaactgaaGAGAAGCTGTGCAGAGACGTGCAAACTCTGCCCTGTTTACAATAAACTAAGAG CTGGAGAGCGTAGAAAGGCGGCTGATTGCAAAACAAGCCCATATGGATGTTGCTGGGATAACCATACAAGTAAATTGGACGATGCGGCTAAAGGCTGCCCAG TATGCAAGGATCATTTTCCTTTGTGTCGTCGTTTCAAGGCAATGTGCACgaacaaagaaaaccaacataACCGCGCTTTGATTGAGCTCCATTGTCCCCTGACCTGTGGCAAATGCAGTGCTGACCATAGAAGGGGACCAAGAGGGCGAAAGATCAAAATGAGTGACTGGAATTTACTGTGA
- the LOC141895100 gene encoding uncharacterized protein KIAA1958-like, with translation MASRFKDLDVSVEDFISEQENESTKKKTLQNVAVLQQFLASKNEERKLEEIPPEELNEYLSEFIITLRTKDKQEEYEPSSLRGFIASFERYLKKKNYGHSIIKDLQFEKTRKALSSKQKDLKRKGKGNKPNASVAISEDDIQVLFEKKLLGTERPEALLNTLWLNNTTQFGLRGCKEHRDMCWGDVKLKKTSTGVEFLEYGERETKTRLGDDTNDVRPIAPKMFSLPNSDRCPVLTYKVFAEKRPTQMNFDEAPFYLAVNNIKTDKKPWFKQSPVGVNKLNSIMKVMSEKAELNKPRLKNHSGRKTMMQTLVNEEIPPTDIIQLSGHRNLQSVNNYATVSEKQQIKMSRTLSAFTTGIVSKKDAPREESSCGSSSENNKMLVSQQRTAHTVTSSTCGQQQALQIFAGATISGGNIHVSINTLNKSPILPTSPKPKYQGYKRLLSSDSESD, from the coding sequence ATGGCATCAAGATTTAAGGATTTAGATGTGTCTGTGGAGGATTTCATCTCAGAACAAGAAAACGAAAGcactaaaaagaaaactttgcaaaatgtagCCGTGCTGCAACAATTCCTAGCATCGAAAAACGAGGAACGAAAACTTGAAGAGATCCCTCCAGAGGAGCTGAATGAATATTTGAGCGAATTCATCATAACACTCCGCACCAAAGACAAACAAGAAGAATACGAACCAAGCTCCCTTCGAGGATTCATTGCAAGCTTTGAGAGAtatctcaaaaagaaaaattacggTCACAGCATCATCAAAGACCTGCAATtcgagaaaacaagaaaagctttGTCATCCAAGCAGAAAGATTTGAAACGCAAAGGGAAAGGCAATAAACCAAATGCATCTGTCGCTATCAGTGAAGACGACATACAAGTTCTCTTCGAGAAAAAACTTCTAGGAACTGAGAGACCTGAAGCTCTGCTGAACACACTCTGGTTGAATAACACAACTCAGTTCGGTCTTCGCGGCTGCAAAGAGCACAGGGACATGTGCTGGGGCGACGTGAAGCTCAAGAAAACATCAACTGGAGTGGAATTTCTTGAATACGGAGAACGAGAAACAAAAACCCGCCTCGGAGATGACACGAACGATGTTAGGCCGATAGctccaaaaatgttttcacttcCAAATAGCGACAGATGTCCAGTGTTGACTTACAAGGTTTTCGCCGAAAAGAGACCGACTCAAATGAACTTTGACGAGGCGCCGTTTTATCTAGCGGTAAACAACATCAAGACAGACAAAAAGCCGTGGTTCAAACAGTCTCCTGTTGGTGTGAACAAACTCAATTCTATTATGAAGGTCATGTCAGAAAAAGCCGAACTTAATAAACCTCGACTTAAAAATCACAGTGGTAGAAAGACAATGATGCAGACCTTGGTGAACGAAGAAATCCCTCCCACTGACATAATTCAACTCTCAGGTCACAGAAATCTTCAAAGCGTTAACAACTACGCGACTGTTTCTGAAAAACAACAGATAAAAATGTCACGTACGCTTAGTGCATTTACCACTGGAATTGTTTCTAAAAAAGATGCCCCAAGAGAGGAAAGTTCGTGTGGAAGCTCaagtgaaaataacaaaatgcttgtGAGCCAGCAGCGCACAGCACACACTGTCACGTCTTCCACTTGTGGTCAACAACAAGCGCTACAAATTTTCGCTGGAGCTACGATAAGCGGTGGAAACATTCATGTTTCGATCAACACACTCAACAAATCACCTATATTGCCGACAAGCCCGAAGCCTAAATATCAAGGGTACAAAAGACTCTTAAGTTCTGATTCTGAGTCCGACTAG